One window of the uncultured Treponema sp. genome contains the following:
- a CDS encoding sigma-70 family RNA polymerase sigma factor — protein MKKTISSSLENLVIRKRDFYYVQETLNGSSRAFSKLTGFYYKRIFAIGMRFFHNQADAEDFAQNVFLKAYEKLSSFKGESLFSTWLTRIAFTTAMNQKERSHDAETLSDENLIPGKIKTPEEELIYSATVEAVKGSLEILPERYAECVRLYFFNGMSHEEISKATGIPVNTIKSHIFRAKKILGKKLEDYK, from the coding sequence ATGAAAAAAACAATTTCTTCGTCGCTGGAAAATCTTGTTATTCGAAAACGTGATTTTTATTATGTGCAGGAAACTTTGAACGGTTCTTCCCGCGCGTTTTCCAAGCTGACGGGTTTTTACTATAAGCGTATTTTTGCAATTGGAATGCGATTTTTTCATAATCAGGCTGACGCTGAAGATTTTGCGCAAAATGTTTTTTTGAAGGCTTACGAAAAACTTTCAAGCTTTAAAGGCGAAAGTCTTTTTTCAACTTGGCTTACGAGAATTGCCTTTACGACTGCGATGAATCAGAAGGAAAGAAGCCACGATGCGGAAACTCTTTCTGATGAAAATTTGATTCCGGGAAAAATAAAAACGCCCGAGGAAGAGCTGATTTATTCTGCGACTGTTGAAGCCGTAAAAGGCTCGCTTGAAATTTTGCCTGAACGTTACGCTGAATGTGTGCGGCTTTATTTTTTCAATGGAATGAGCCATGAGGAAATTTCAAAAGCCACAGGAATTCCCGTGAACACAATCAAGTCGCATATTTTCCGCGCAAAAAAAATTCTTGGAAAAAAGCTGGAGGATTATAAATGA
- the feoB gene encoding ferrous iron transport protein B, with translation MSEIRIALAGNPNCGKTTMFNNLTGSNQYVGNWPGVTVEKKEGKMKGMKDVVVTDLPGIYSLSPYTSEEVVSRDYLIKDNPDAILDLVDATNIERNLYLTTQLLELGKPTVIALNMIDVLKKSGDSVDTEKLQAELGCTVIETSALKGTGVKEAAAAAKKAAESGKAFIPTAVFSKDVEEYISKMEALVPSTVKSELKRWYAIKLLERDSVVLGQLALSSADSAKAEEISKALEKAKDDDVESIITNERYVYIQGIVSRCVRKSGQKMTRSDKIDRIVTNRWLGIPIFLAVMWVVYYIAVSSLGTVLTDWANDGLFGDGWNFLGIEGLAIPGISASVEEALTNAGANEVLIDCIVNGVIGGVGAVLGFVPQMAVLFLLLSLIEDCGYMVRIAFVMDRIFRKFGLSGKSFIPLLVGSGCGVPGIMASRTIENDNDRRLTIFTTTWVPCGAKLPVIALISGVIGAKLTGWDGGSLTLLMYVIGIGAVVMAAIMLKKTKPFHGKAAPFVMELPQYHLPQLKTVLMHTWERLRGFIVKAGTILFVACLVIWFLSSYGFASPKDEVVENGEVVEEAVEGGFGLVDADESLLADVGNVIRYVFKPLGFGEKVGGWQSAAASLSGFSAKEAIVSTMGVLANVDEENVEDDAVVAEAIGGWFATALAAFAFLMFNLLDSPCLAAIATMANELKSRKWFWFAIIFQNVFAYVLTLIVYQLGMLFVHGHFGVGTVFAFVFLAGIIFALFRKDPYKGQYFDSKSAS, from the coding sequence ATGTCAGAAATCAGAATTGCTCTTGCAGGAAATCCAAACTGCGGAAAAACCACAATGTTCAACAACCTTACAGGCTCAAACCAGTACGTAGGAAACTGGCCTGGAGTTACTGTTGAAAAGAAAGAAGGAAAAATGAAAGGTATGAAGGATGTTGTTGTAACAGACTTGCCTGGAATTTATTCACTTTCACCTTATACATCAGAGGAAGTTGTTTCCCGCGATTATCTTATCAAAGACAATCCGGACGCAATCCTTGACTTGGTTGACGCTACAAATATTGAAAGAAACCTTTATCTTACAACTCAGCTTCTTGAACTTGGAAAGCCTACAGTAATTGCCCTGAACATGATTGATGTTCTTAAAAAGTCAGGCGATTCTGTTGATACAGAAAAACTTCAGGCTGAACTTGGCTGCACTGTAATTGAAACAAGCGCGCTCAAAGGAACTGGCGTAAAAGAAGCTGCCGCCGCTGCAAAGAAAGCCGCTGAATCTGGAAAAGCTTTTATTCCGACTGCTGTTTTCTCAAAAGATGTTGAAGAATATATTTCAAAAATGGAAGCTCTTGTTCCTTCAACTGTAAAATCAGAATTGAAAAGATGGTATGCAATAAAGCTTCTTGAACGCGATTCTGTTGTGCTTGGTCAGCTTGCTCTTTCTTCTGCGGATTCTGCAAAGGCTGAAGAAATTTCAAAGGCATTGGAAAAAGCAAAAGATGATGATGTTGAGTCAATCATAACAAATGAACGTTACGTTTACATTCAGGGAATTGTAAGCCGCTGCGTAAGAAAGTCTGGACAGAAAATGACTCGCTCAGACAAAATCGACCGCATCGTTACAAACCGCTGGCTTGGAATTCCAATTTTCCTTGCTGTAATGTGGGTTGTTTATTACATTGCGGTTTCTTCGCTTGGAACAGTTTTGACTGACTGGGCAAATGACGGACTCTTTGGAGACGGATGGAACTTCCTTGGAATTGAAGGACTTGCTATTCCTGGAATTTCAGCTTCCGTGGAAGAAGCTCTCACAAATGCTGGAGCAAACGAAGTTCTCATTGACTGCATTGTTAACGGAGTTATTGGCGGTGTTGGAGCGGTTCTTGGATTCGTTCCGCAGATGGCTGTTTTGTTCCTTCTTCTTTCCTTGATTGAAGACTGCGGATATATGGTTCGCATTGCATTCGTTATGGACCGAATTTTCCGCAAATTTGGTCTTTCAGGAAAATCGTTTATTCCGCTTCTTGTAGGTTCTGGCTGTGGCGTTCCTGGAATTATGGCAAGCCGCACAATCGAAAATGACAACGACAGACGTCTTACAATCTTTACTACTACTTGGGTTCCTTGTGGAGCAAAGCTTCCTGTAATTGCGCTTATCTCTGGTGTTATCGGTGCAAAACTCACTGGCTGGGATGGCGGCTCTCTTACACTTTTGATGTACGTAATCGGAATCGGAGCTGTTGTAATGGCTGCAATCATGCTCAAGAAAACAAAGCCTTTCCACGGAAAAGCCGCGCCTTTCGTTATGGAACTTCCGCAGTATCACCTTCCGCAGCTCAAGACAGTTCTCATGCACACTTGGGAACGCCTTAGAGGATTCATTGTAAAAGCCGGAACAATTCTTTTTGTTGCTTGTCTTGTAATTTGGTTCCTTTCTTCTTACGGATTCGCTTCTCCAAAAGATGAAGTTGTAGAAAACGGCGAAGTTGTAGAAGAGGCAGTTGAAGGCGGATTTGGACTTGTTGACGCAGATGAGTCTTTGCTTGCTGATGTTGGAAATGTTATCCGCTACGTATTCAAGCCTCTTGGATTTGGTGAAAAAGTTGGCGGATGGCAGAGCGCGGCAGCTAGCTTGTCTGGATTCAGCGCAAAAGAAGCTATTGTTTCTACAATGGGTGTTCTTGCAAATGTTGATGAAGAAAACGTTGAAGATGATGCTGTTGTTGCTGAAGCTATCGGCGGATGGTTTGCTACAGCTTTGGCGGCCTTTGCATTCCTTATGTTCAACTTGCTTGATTCTCCTTGTCTTGCCGCAATTGCTACAATGGCAAACGAGCTTAAGAGCCGCAAGTGGTTCTGGTTTGCAATTATTTTCCAAAATGTTTTTGCTTATGTTTTGACATTGATTGTTTACCAGCTTGGAATGCTTTTTGTTCACGGACATTTTGGCGTAGGAACTGTATTCGCCTTTGTTTTCCTTGCAGGAATTATTTTCGCTTTGTTCAGAAAAGATCCTTACAAGGGACAGTACTTTGATTCAAAGAGCGCGTCATAA
- a CDS encoding sodium:alanine symporter family protein — MSFEAILNTIDDVVWGLPTIILIFVTGLLLTIRTRGIQFTKFGRAFKSIFKENEGHGELSGFGALCTALSATIGTGNIVGVATAILAGGPGALFWMWFMAILGTATKYAECMLSIKYREVKEDGHVLGGPFYVIEKGMGKNWKWLAVLFAIFGTLVGLFGIGTFTQVNGICGAVQNAFDPDKAAVAFSLGGNSYSWATVIGGAVITIATALVVIGGLKRIAKVAEKVVPAMAIIYVFLGLSVLIMNATKIPGAFALIFKGAFGADTGMQALAGATAGTIIRMAMQKGIARGIFSNEAGLGSAPIAASAVQTNEPVEQGMVNMTGTIIDTLVICTMTGLSIVIAGGDVWNSGLSGAALTSAAFSKVLGGDQHSVQFLLMLCLVFFAFTTILGWDYYSEKCLEYLSNGNMAVVKVYRWLYILAVAIGPYMTISAVWTIADITNALMAIPNCISLIVLSGIVAKETKAYFDRKPAL, encoded by the coding sequence ATGTCTTTTGAAGCAATCCTCAACACTATTGATGATGTTGTATGGGGTCTTCCCACCATCATCCTGATTTTTGTCACAGGTCTCCTGCTGACAATTCGTACCCGCGGAATCCAGTTCACGAAATTCGGACGCGCGTTCAAGAGCATCTTCAAGGAGAACGAAGGCCACGGCGAGCTTTCTGGATTCGGCGCTCTCTGCACGGCACTTTCCGCAACAATCGGAACCGGAAATATCGTCGGCGTTGCAACTGCGATTCTTGCCGGCGGACCCGGAGCTCTTTTCTGGATGTGGTTCATGGCGATTCTTGGAACTGCCACAAAGTATGCGGAATGTATGCTTTCAATCAAATACCGCGAGGTCAAGGAGGATGGGCACGTTCTGGGCGGACCTTTCTATGTGATTGAGAAGGGAATGGGCAAGAACTGGAAATGGCTTGCGGTTCTTTTCGCGATTTTCGGAACTCTCGTAGGACTTTTCGGAATCGGAACTTTTACTCAGGTGAACGGAATCTGCGGCGCGGTTCAGAACGCATTTGACCCGGACAAGGCAGCGGTCGCTTTCTCGCTCGGCGGAAACTCATATTCCTGGGCGACTGTAATCGGCGGCGCGGTAATCACCATTGCGACGGCTCTCGTCGTAATCGGCGGTTTGAAGAGAATCGCAAAGGTCGCCGAAAAAGTTGTTCCTGCCATGGCTATAATCTACGTGTTCCTCGGACTTTCAGTTCTTATAATGAACGCGACAAAAATTCCTGGAGCTTTCGCGCTCATCTTCAAAGGCGCGTTCGGTGCGGACACAGGAATGCAGGCTCTTGCGGGCGCGACAGCCGGAACGATAATCAGAATGGCGATGCAGAAGGGAATAGCGCGCGGAATCTTCTCCAACGAGGCGGGTCTCGGTTCGGCTCCGATTGCGGCTTCAGCGGTTCAGACAAACGAGCCTGTCGAGCAGGGAATGGTGAACATGACCGGAACTATCATCGACACTCTGGTTATCTGCACTATGACAGGACTTTCAATTGTGATTGCGGGCGGCGACGTATGGAACAGCGGACTTTCAGGGGCGGCTCTCACTTCGGCTGCGTTCTCAAAAGTTCTCGGTGGCGACCAGCATTCGGTTCAGTTCCTGCTTATGCTCTGCCTTGTGTTCTTCGCGTTCACGACAATCCTCGGCTGGGACTACTATTCTGAAAAATGTCTTGAATATTTATCTAACGGTAATATGGCGGTCGTAAAAGTCTACAGATGGCTTTATATATTAGCTGTTGCAATCGGACCATACATGACAATTTCCGCAGTCTGGACAATCGCCGACATCACGAACGCGCTCATGGCAATCCCGAACTGCATCTCGCTGATTGTCCTCAGCGGCATTGTGGCAAAGGAGACAAAGGCCTATTTCGACAGAAAGCCAGCGCTTTAA
- a CDS encoding ferrous iron transport protein A: MGTLREAQVGSTVKVKKLNGEGALKRRLMDMGFTNGCEVYVRKVAPLGDPVEVTIRGYELSVRKDDAENIEVE, translated from the coding sequence ATGGGTACATTGCGTGAAGCACAAGTTGGTTCAACTGTAAAGGTAAAAAAGTTGAACGGTGAAGGCGCTTTAAAAAGACGTCTTATGGACATGGGATTTACAAACGGATGCGAAGTTTATGTTCGCAAAGTCGCACCTCTTGGCGATCCTGTTGAAGTTACAATTCGTGGCTATGAGCTTAGCGTTCGCAAAGATGACGCTGAAAATATTGAGGTAGAATAA
- a CDS encoding bacteriohemerythrin: MVEKIEWSDSYLLGIPEIDNQHKKLIQIANELYATATGTDEAYGLNMAKVLKKLTDYTVYHFSNEEEFMRKYGYSGVDIHKTAHDNFINEVNHQIKQLSSDRKDDGARFYSYMVGWILNHIAKADRVWAAFVKPKIS; this comes from the coding sequence ATGGTTGAAAAAATTGAATGGAGCGACTCTTATCTTTTGGGAATTCCTGAAATTGACAATCAGCACAAAAAACTGATTCAGATTGCAAATGAACTTTATGCTACGGCTACTGGCACTGATGAAGCTTATGGTCTTAACATGGCGAAGGTTCTGAAAAAGCTTACGGACTACACGGTTTATCATTTTTCAAATGAAGAAGAATTTATGCGCAAGTACGGATATTCAGGCGTTGATATTCACAAGACTGCGCATGACAACTTTATAAATGAAGTTAACCATCAGATTAAGCAGCTTTCTTCCGACCGCAAAGATGACGGCGCAAGGTTCTATTCTTACATGGTTGGCTGGATTTTGAATCACATTGCAAAAGCCGACCGCGTCTGGGCTGCGTTTGTAAAGCCAAAAATTTCATAA
- a CDS encoding FeoA family protein: MPLLFANPGDEVKISGVNGNPQVKQHLNELGFNVGSLVTIVQKVKTGLIVKVKEARVALDSSLASKIIV, translated from the coding sequence ATGCCATTATTGTTTGCAAATCCTGGAGATGAAGTAAAAATTTCTGGTGTGAATGGAAATCCGCAGGTAAAGCAGCATCTGAATGAGCTTGGATTCAATGTTGGCTCTTTGGTCACAATTGTTCAGAAAGTAAAGACCGGCTTGATTGTAAAAGTCAAGGAAGCCCGCGTTGCATTGGACAGCAGCTTGGCGTCCAAAATAATTGTCTGA